GCTCGTCGAGAACGGAATCGTTCCGCCGGAAAGCATCGAGAAGTACGCCACGACAGTACGAGACCTGCTCTCGGCGGACACCGAGCGCACGACCGGGACGTACGAACTCACCATCACTCCGCCCAACGGGGATCGGCGTACGCTCAAAATCCGGGTTTCGTTGCTCCCGTACGACACGGAGTTCGAAGGGACAGTCATGATCTGTGAGGACGTCACCGAGCGCAAGCAGCGTGAGGGGGAACTCGAGGCAGCGCGGGCGCGGTTCCGGGCGCTGGCCGAGAACACCACGCTCGCAGTCGTCACCATCGACGAGAACAGTACGATTCGGTACGCGAACGACGCGGTCGAAGGGGTGTTCGGCTATTCCGCCACCGAACTCGAGGGCGAGTCGCTCACGACGGTCATGCCCGACCGGCTTCACGATCCCCACTTCGCAGGGCTCGACCGGTATCTCCGAGAGGGAGACAAGCATCTCGACTGGGGGTGGATCGAGCTCCCCGGTCGACACCGAGACGGACGCGAGATCCAGCTCGGCGTCTCGTTCGGCGAACACGCCGCCGAGGGCGAGCATCGCTTCACCGCCACGATCCGAGACATTACCGCCCAGAAACGCCACGAAGCGGCGATCGAGACGCTCCACGACGCGACGCGGGCGATGATCGACGCGGCCGACCGCGACGAGATCGCCGAGATCGCCGTCGCGACGGTCGAGCGCGTGCTCGACATGCCGATGTGCGGCATCTGGCTCCACGACGAGGCCGACGCGGTGCTCCGCCCGGCAGCGATCTCCGAGCGCGGCGTGGAGCTGTTCGGGACGGCCCCGACATACACCGGGGGCGAGAGCCTGTCGTGGCAGGCGTTCGAAGACGGCGAGACCCGTCGGTACGACCACGTCAACCGCGAAGCCGACGTCTTCGATCCCGAGACGCCGCTCCGCAGCGAGATCGTGGTCCCGATCGGCGAGTTCGGCGTGTTGAACATCGGATCGACCGAGCCGGGCGCGTTCGACGATGACAACGTTTCGCTCGCGAAGCTCCTCGCCACCAACACCGAGGCGGCGCTCTCGCGTGCAGACCGCGAGCGACGGCTCGTCGCCGAACACGATCGGCTCGCGGCGCTGTTCGAGAACGTTCCCGACGCCGCGCTCCGCTACGACCTCGTCGACGGCGAGCCGATCGTCCGGGACGTCAACACGGCGTTCGAGGAAGTCTTCGGCTACTCGTCCGAAACGGTGGCCGGCGAGAACATCGACGAGTTCATCGTTCCAATGAGTGACGACGACGAGGCCGACGAGCTCAACGAACGGCTGCTGGCGGGCGAACGGCTCCGAACGACCGCACGCCGGCGGACGGCCGACGGGGTCAGGGATTTCCTGTTGCACGTGGTGCCGATCGCACTCGACGAGCGCAACGCCGAGGGCTACTCGATCTACACCGACATCACCGATCAGCAACGCCGCCAGCGCGAGCTCGAACGCCAGAACGAGCTGTTGGAGGAGTTCGCGAGCGTCATCAGCCACGACCTCCGGAACCCGCTTTCGGTCGCGCGCGGCCGACTCGAACTCGCACGCAGGGAACAGGACTCCGAACACCACGAGGAGATCGACGCGGCGCTCGTCCGGATGAACGAGCTGATCGAGGACGTGCTCACGCTCGCGCGACAGGGACGGGTGATCGGCGCAACCGAGCGCGTCTCGCTCGCGACGGTCGCCAAGCGAGCGTGGCACACCGCCGGCACCGAAACCGCGGAGCTCACCGTCGACGATCCCGGCGAGGTCGAGGCCGATCCCGACCGGCTCGCGCGGCTGTTCGAGAACCTGTTCCGGAACGCCGTCGAACATGGTTCGACGAGCAGCCGGTCGGAGGCCGGCGACGCTGTGGAGCATGGCTCCACAAACCCACCTTCGCAGGCTCAGGAGGACGCTGTCGAACACGGCTCCACGAACAGTCAGGCTTCACCTGACGACACAACGGAACACGACGACGTCGCCGTGACCGTCGGCGCGCTCGACGATGGCGGGCTCTTCGTTGCAGACGACGGCCCGGGAATCCCCGACGGGGAGCGCGAGAACGTGTTCGAGGGTGGGTACTCCACCGCCGACGACGGCACGGGGTTGGGGCTCTCGATCGTCCGATCCATCGCCGAAGCTCACGACTGGACGGTGACCGTCGACGAAAGCGAGGCAGGCGGCGCACGCTTCGAGATCCGGACACAGACGTCCGATGAGACACGAATGTGACCGCTCGAACTGCAAGAGAGATCGAATTCGTCGGCCGTCTGTCGGTAAACACCGAAAAACTGAGTGCGAACTGACAGACGATATATTAATACGTCGAGCGGAATGGTTTTGAGAGGAATGTCGTCGGACGACGAGGCGAGCGTGACCGAGCCGATCCGCGTGCTGTTCGTGGACGACGAGCAGCGCCTCGTCGAGGTCGCCGCGCGCTTTCTCGAGGACCTCCAGGAGTCGTTCGTGGTCGTCACCGAAACCAGCGCCAGCGACGCTCTCGACCGGCTCGATCACGAGGGAGTCCCCGATTGCATCGTCAGCGATTACCGGATGCCGGGGCTCGACGGACTGGAGTTCCTCGAAGCGGTTCGTGAGGAGCACTCGAAAGTTCCGTTCGTCCTCTCGACGGGGAAAGGGAGCGAGGAGGTGGCGAGCGAAGCGATCTCGGCGGGCGTCACTGACTACCTCCGGAAGGACACCGGCACCGACCAGTACGCGGTGCTCGCGAACCGGATCGAGAACGCGGTGGCCCAGCGCCGGGCGGAGCGGGCGTTGGCCGAGCGCGAACGCCGGCTGGCCGCCCAGCGCGACGAACTCGCGACGTTCGATCGAATCAACGCAGTCATCCAGGGGATCATCCGTAACCTCGTCGCCGCGGCGACGCGCGACGAGATCGAACACACGATCTGCGAGCGCCTCGCCGCCTCGGAGCTCTACGAGTTCGCGTGGATCGCCGAGCGCGGCGCGGGTGGCGACCTCGCGGTACGGACCGGAGCCGGGATCGACGACACCGACGGGGTCGATGTCGCGACTGACGGCGGGGCGGTCGCGGAACCGGCAGCACGCGCGCTAGAGACGGGTGGGGTACAGGTTCTCGATCCAGCCGACGGCTCGATCGTGGAGGACGAAGCTGCGACCGATCACGAGCACCGATCGGCGGCGGCCATCCCGCTGTCCTACGAGAACGTGGTGTACGGCGTGCTCGCGGTGTACTCCACGCGACGGGACGCCTTCAGCGAGCGCGAACAGTCCGGGTTCGCGGTGCTCGGCGAGATCGCCGGGTTCGCGATCAACGCCGCCCAGAACATGCGGCTCCTGCTGTCGGACACCGCGGTCGCGCTCGAACTCCACGTTCCCGACGGCTCGGGGTTCGCCACCCGCCTCACCGAGCGCCTCGACTGTCGGTACAGCCTCGACGGCGTCGTTCCCGGTGCCGACGGAACGCTCCTCCAGTACGTCGTCGTCGACGGCGTCGCGCCCGAGCGCGTGCTCGATGCCGCCGACGAATCGGACCTCGTCGCGTCAGCGCGACTCGTCAGCGAGCGCGAGACGGGTAGCGTGTTCGAACTCGCCATCACCGACTCGCCCGTGAACACGCTGATCGAGGTCGGGGGAACGGTCCAGGAGTTCACGGCCGAGGACGGCGAAGCACGGGTGGTGGCGGAGATCGCCACCGACGCCGACGTTCGCACCGTGGTCGACGGGTTCGAGGCGGCGTACCCGGGGGCAGAGCTGCTGTCGAAACGCACCGTCGAACTCCCGCTCCGGACCGAGGGTACGTTCCGACAGACCCTCGACGAGCGCCTCACCCAGAAACAGCGCTCCGCGCTGCGGGCGGCGTACTTCGCGGGGTATTACGACTGGCCCCGTGACTCCACCGCCGAGCAGGTCGCGGAGTCGATGGGGATCACCTCCCCCACGCTTCACAACCACCTCCGGAAAGCCCAGCGCGAGCTGGCGGCGGCGTTCCTCGAAAACGACCCCGACGCGTAGGTCGGGCGGAAGTCTTTTGCCCCGGGCTGGTGGCCTCGGTAGTATGAGCGTTCGCGAGGAGGTGCTTTCGCTGCTGTGCGAGAACGCGCGCTACTCGACCACCGATCTCGCCCGACAGATCGACGCCGACGAAGGCGAGATCGAGGCGATCATCGAGACTCTCGAAGACGAGGGCGTGATCCGGGGGTATCAGGCGGTCGTCGACTGGCGGCAGGTCGACGACGAGCCGGTGCGCGCGCTGGTCGAGTGCAACGTCACGCTCGACCGCGAGACGGGCTACGACGACATCGCCGACCGGCTCGCGAAGTTCCCCGAAGTCGAGTCGCTCCGGCTGGTCTCCGGCGAGTACGATTTCTCGCTAGGGGTGCGCGCCGACTCGATGAGCGACGTCTCGCGGTTCGTCTCCGAGAAGGTCGCACCGGTGCCCGAGATCACCCAGACCGTGACCCACTACCTGATGACGACGTACAAGGAGCGCGGGGTCGAATTCGACGACGGCCACGACGACGATCGGCTGTCGGTCTCTCCATGAATCCCTCGGAGCGCACCCAACGCGTCCCTCCTTCCGGGATTCGGCGATTTTTCGAGCTCGCCGAGGAGATGGACGACGTGATCTCGCTCGGGGTCGGCGAGCCCGATTTCACCGCGCCGTGGAGCGCGCGCGAGGCCGCCATCGACTCCCTCGAACGGGGCCGGACCTCCTACACCGCGAACCGCGGGATGGCCGAACTCCGCGAGGCGATCGCGACGAACGTCGACGAGCAGTACTCTCTCGACTACGATCCCGACGAGGAGATCATCGTGACCGCGGGCGCATCGGAGGCGATCGACGTCGCCTTCCGCGCACTCCTCGATCCCGGCGATCGCGTCGCGGTCGCCCAGCCCGCCTACATCTCGTACGTGCCGGGCGTGATCTTCGCCGGCGGCGAGCCGCTTCGCGTGCCGACCCGCGAGGAAGACGCGTTCAAGCTCACCCCCGAGGTCCTCGACGCACACGATGCGGGGGAGGCCGACATGCTGGTGCTCTGCTATCCCAACAACCCCACTGGCGCGATCATGACCCGCGAGGAGCTCGCCCCGATCGCGGCGTTCGCCCGCGAGCACGACCTCACCGTTCTCTCGGACGAGATCTACGCCGAGCTCACGTACGGACGGGATCACACGTCGATCGCGACGTTGCCGGGGATGCGCGAGCGAACCATCGTGTTCAACGGCTTCTCGAAAGCCTACGCGATGACCGGCCTCCGGCTCGGCTACGCACTCGCACCGCCGGAAACGATCCGGGCGATGAACCGGATCCACCAGTATTCGCTCTTGTCGGCCCCCACGACCGCTCAGTACGCCGCGCTCGACGCACTCGAACACGCCGACAACGCGGTGGCGGAGATGTGCACCCAGTACGACCGTCGCCGTCGGTTCGTGCTCTCGCGCTTCGAGGAGATGGGAATCGACTGTTTCGAGGCCGAAGG
The sequence above is a segment of the Halococcus salifodinae DSM 8989 genome. Coding sequences within it:
- a CDS encoding pyridoxal phosphate-dependent aminotransferase produces the protein MNPSERTQRVPPSGIRRFFELAEEMDDVISLGVGEPDFTAPWSAREAAIDSLERGRTSYTANRGMAELREAIATNVDEQYSLDYDPDEEIIVTAGASEAIDVAFRALLDPGDRVAVAQPAYISYVPGVIFAGGEPLRVPTREEDAFKLTPEVLDAHDAGEADMLVLCYPNNPTGAIMTREELAPIAAFAREHDLTVLSDEIYAELTYGRDHTSIATLPGMRERTIVFNGFSKAYAMTGLRLGYALAPPETIRAMNRIHQYSLLSAPTTAQYAALDALEHADNAVAEMCTQYDRRRRFVLSRFEEMGIDCFEAEGAFYVFPESPWPDAEAFAEALLDETGVAVVPGDVFGAGGEGHLRVSYATGLEDLREAMARIEAFVE
- a CDS encoding bacterio-opsin activator domain-containing protein → MSSDDEASVTEPIRVLFVDDEQRLVEVAARFLEDLQESFVVVTETSASDALDRLDHEGVPDCIVSDYRMPGLDGLEFLEAVREEHSKVPFVLSTGKGSEEVASEAISAGVTDYLRKDTGTDQYAVLANRIENAVAQRRAERALAERERRLAAQRDELATFDRINAVIQGIIRNLVAAATRDEIEHTICERLAASELYEFAWIAERGAGGDLAVRTGAGIDDTDGVDVATDGGAVAEPAARALETGGVQVLDPADGSIVEDEAATDHEHRSAAAIPLSYENVVYGVLAVYSTRRDAFSEREQSGFAVLGEIAGFAINAAQNMRLLLSDTAVALELHVPDGSGFATRLTERLDCRYSLDGVVPGADGTLLQYVVVDGVAPERVLDAADESDLVASARLVSERETGSVFELAITDSPVNTLIEVGGTVQEFTAEDGEARVVAEIATDADVRTVVDGFEAAYPGAELLSKRTVELPLRTEGTFRQTLDERLTQKQRSALRAAYFAGYYDWPRDSTAEQVAESMGITSPTLHNHLRKAQRELAAAFLENDPDA
- a CDS encoding Lrp/AsnC family transcriptional regulator, with amino-acid sequence MSVREEVLSLLCENARYSTTDLARQIDADEGEIEAIIETLEDEGVIRGYQAVVDWRQVDDEPVRALVECNVTLDRETGYDDIADRLAKFPEVESLRLVSGEYDFSLGVRADSMSDVSRFVSEKVAPVPEITQTVTHYLMTTYKERGVEFDDGHDDDRLSVSP